A window of the Deltaproteobacteria bacterium genome harbors these coding sequences:
- the lipA gene encoding lipoyl synthase yields the protein MPVQQIDLVPYVHRLEQTIIDTLAHFGIDAWTDPPFTGVWTEKGKIAAIGVRLAGNVTTHGFALNVRNRLDDFAYIVPCGLEGKAVTSVEAFLGEQTPELDAVAHRFVEEFTRQYDILVAIEREISAGGEVVQLPAREIPHRDRSRIVAYYEEGLSGRKPSWLKVAIPSGRNFADLKARVAREGLNTVCESASCPNIGECWERRSLTLMILGNTCTRRCGFCDVATGRPLPVDPEEPRRVSRLLASLDLAYTVITSVDRDDLSDKGAAHWAAVIREVRQGNPGMRIEVLVPDFQGDRVAQEMVFAARPDVLAHNLETVPRLNRLVRPQARYERSLELLESSAKWPLLTKSGLMLGLGETDDEVIEVMRDLRRAGVGIMTLGQYLRPSIAHLPVTRWVHPDQFAAFRAFGEKDLGFLRVESGPLVRSSYHADEPGLDALQKTALR from the coding sequence ATGCCGGTGCAGCAGATCGACCTGGTACCTTACGTTCACCGGCTTGAGCAGACGATTATCGACACGCTCGCCCATTTCGGCATCGACGCATGGACCGATCCGCCCTTTACCGGCGTCTGGACCGAGAAGGGAAAGATAGCTGCTATTGGTGTACGGCTTGCTGGGAACGTGACAACACACGGCTTCGCTCTGAATGTCCGGAACAGGCTGGACGACTTCGCATATATCGTTCCCTGCGGGCTGGAGGGCAAAGCCGTAACATCCGTAGAAGCATTTTTGGGTGAACAAACGCCGGAACTTGACGCGGTGGCGCACCGATTTGTGGAAGAGTTCACTCGCCAATACGATATTCTGGTTGCCATTGAACGCGAAATCAGCGCCGGCGGCGAAGTGGTCCAGCTTCCGGCTCGTGAAATTCCACACAGGGACCGATCGAGAATTGTCGCCTATTACGAAGAAGGCCTGTCGGGCCGAAAACCGTCATGGCTGAAGGTGGCAATTCCTTCCGGGCGGAACTTCGCTGATCTCAAAGCCCGGGTTGCTCGCGAAGGGCTGAATACGGTCTGTGAAAGCGCTTCGTGTCCCAACATTGGCGAGTGCTGGGAGCGGCGCTCGCTCACGCTGATGATATTGGGCAACACCTGCACCAGGCGGTGCGGTTTCTGTGATGTTGCTACCGGCCGGCCCTTACCAGTCGATCCAGAAGAACCCCGCCGGGTATCGCGGCTTCTCGCCAGTCTCGATCTGGCTTACACGGTTATCACCTCTGTCGATCGTGATGATCTTTCGGACAAAGGGGCAGCGCATTGGGCAGCGGTGATCAGAGAGGTCCGCCAGGGGAACCCTGGTATGCGCATCGAGGTGCTAGTGCCTGATTTTCAGGGTGACCGGGTGGCACAGGAAATGGTTTTTGCCGCTAGGCCTGATGTACTGGCCCACAATCTGGAAACCGTCCCGCGTCTGAATCGTCTCGTTCGCCCGCAGGCCCGTTATGAGCGTTCGCTGGAGTTGCTTGAAAGCTCGGCCAAGTGGCCTCTTCTGACCAAAAGCGGTCTCATGCTGGGACTCGGTGAAACGGATGATGAGGTGATAGAGGTCATGCGTGACCTGCGCCGGGCTGGTGTGGGAATTATGACGCTCGGACAGTATCTACGGCCATCAATTGCACATCTGCCTGTCACCCGCTGGGTTCACCCGGACCAGTTCGCGGCGTTCAGGGCATTCGGTGAAAAGGATCTCGGCTTTCTTCGTGTCGAAAGCGGGCCCCTGGTCCGCAGCTCTTATCACGCCGATGAACCGGGTTTGGACGCACTACAGAAAACCGCATTGCGCTGA